The Meriones unguiculatus strain TT.TT164.6M chromosome 1, Bangor_MerUng_6.1, whole genome shotgun sequence genome has a segment encoding these proteins:
- the LOC110565981 gene encoding LOW QUALITY PROTEIN: dnaJ homolog subfamily C member 14-like (The sequence of the model RefSeq protein was modified relative to this genomic sequence to represent the inferred CDS: inserted 1 base in 1 codon; deleted 2 bases in 1 codon; substituted 2 bases at 2 genomic stop codons), with translation MAQKHPGERGLCGAHHGGGASLRTSGPSVDPEILSFSGLRDSTETAPNGTRCLKEHPDPKYTQPPNPAHWSDPSHGPPRGPGPPREGGYPDESEASSEESGVDQELSRENETGYXEDVSPFFLSIPSACNCQGSPGVPEGTYPEKGDGSSSNVCHHCTSPVLGADEELEEEYDDAEPLKYPSDFSRVSNGKKPPSRRHRFLTKEDTRDSGHRDPRSPGRHRLVRKRSQTDRRRGLGLWAVEELCQLGQAGFWWLIELLVLVGEYVETCGHLIYACRQLRVSDLDLFXVWVGVWAGRLGGWAHVVFQFLSQSFYCGRAVTGLFTRVLRLVGAFLLLALALFLGCLQLGWRFLVGLGDQLGWRDKTTWLFSWLDAPALHRCLALLIDSRPWQQLIRLVRWAWLELPWVKQRTNKQGNAPVPSGSYCQPEEEVARLLTMTGVPEDELNPFHVLGVEATASDTELKKAYRQLAVMVHPDKNHHPRAEEAFKVLEAAWDIVSNPERRKEYEMKRMVENELSRSVNEFLSKLQEDLKEAMNAMMCSRCQGKHRRFEMDWEPKSARYCAECNRLHPAEEGAFWAESSMLGLKITYFALMDGKVYDITEWAGCQRVGISPDTHXVPYHISFGSRVPGTSGLQRAAPEAPPADLQDFLSRIFQVPPGPMSNGNFFAAPHPGSGTTSTSRPNNSVPKGKAKPKRRKKVRQPFQR, from the exons ATGGCCCAGAAGCACCCCGGAGAAAGAGGGTTGTGTGGAGCCCACCACGGTGGTGGTGCCTCCCTCAGGACATCAGGACCCTCTGTGGACCCTGAAATACTTTCATTCTCAGGACTCAGGGACTCGACGGAGACTGCTCCTAATGGTACACGCTGCCTCAAAGAGCACCCTGACCCTAAGTACACACAGCCCCCAAACCCAGCCCACTGGTCGGATCCAAGCCATGGACCTCCAAGGGGTCCAGGACCACCTAGAGAAGGAGGCTACCCTGATGAGAGTGAGGCATCTTCAGAAGAGTCAGGAGTGGACCAGGAACTCTCGAGAGAGAATGAGACTGGGT AGGAGGATGTGAGcccattttttctttccattccgTCTGCTTGTAACTGCCAGGGAAGTCCTGGAGTCCCTGAAGGGACTTACCCTGAGAAAGGAGATGGCTCCTCCAGCAATGTTTGCCACCATTGCACCTCTCCAGTGTTGGGAGCAGATGAAGAGTTAGAAGAAGAATATGATGATGCGGAACCTCTTAAATATCCCAGTGATTTTTCACGTGTGTCCAATGGAAAGAAACCTCCATCCCGGAGGCACCGTTTTCTCACCAAGGAGGATACTCGGGATAGTGGACACAGAGATCCCAGGTCCCCTGGCCGTCATCGGCTGGTCCGAAAACGAAGTCAGACAGATAGGCGCAGAGGCCTGGGACTGTGGGCAGTGGAGGAACTGTGTCAGCTTGGACAGGCAGGCTTCTGGTGGCTGATTGAACTTCTGGTACTGGTGGGAGAATATGTGGAAACTTGTGGCCATCTCATTTATGCATGCAGGCAGCTGAGAGTCAGTGATCTGGAccttttttgagtttgggtgggaGTCTGGGCAGGGAGATTGGGGGGCTGGGCCCATGTGGTGTTCCAATTTCTAAGTCAGAGCTTTTAC TGTGGCAGGGCTGTGACAGGGCTGTTCACCCGTGTTCTCAGGCTAGTGGGTGCTTTCCTACTCCTGGCTCTAGCCCTCTTTTTGGGTTGTCTGCAGTTGGGCTGGAGGTTTTTGGTGGGACTGGGTGACCAGTTAGGCTGGAGGGATAAGACCACATGGCTGTTTTCTTGGCTGGATGCTCCAGCCTTGCATCGTTGCTTGGCTTTGCTGATAGATAGCAGGCCATGGCAGCAGCTGATAAGATTAGTTCGGTGGGCCTGGCTGGAGTTGCCTTGGGTCAAGCAGAGGACTAATAAACAGGGTAATGCACCTGTACCTAGTGGAAGCTACTGCCAGCCAGAAGAGGAAGTGGCCCGACTTTTGACTATGACTGGGGTTCCTGAGGATGAACTAAACCCTTTTCATGTGCTGGGAGTTGAAGCTACAGCATCAGATACTGAACTAAAGAAGGCCTATAGGCAGCTTGCAGTGATGGTTCATCCTGATAAAAACCATCATCCCCGGGCTGAGGAGGCCTTCAAAGTTTTGGAAGCAGCTTGGGATATTGTCAGCAACCCAGAGAGGCGGAAGGAGTATGAGATGAAACGAATGGTAGAGAATGAGTTGAGCCGGTCAGTGAACGAGTTTCTGTCAAAGCTACAAGAAGACCTCAAGGAGGCAATGAACGCTATGATGTGTAGCCGATGCCAGGGAAAGCACAGGAGGTTTGAAATGGATTGGGAACCTAAGAGTGCCAGATACTGTGCTGAGTGCAATAGGTTGCATCCTGCTGAGGAAGGAGCCTTTTGGGCAGAGTCAAGCATGTTGGGCCTCAAGATCACCTACTTTGCACTGATGGATGGAAAGGTCTACGATATCACAGAGTGGGCTGGATGTCAGCGTGTGGGAATCTCCCCAGATACCCACTGAGTTCCTTACCACATTTCATTTGGTTCTCGGGTTCCCGGCACCAGTGGTCTGCAGAGGGCTGCTCCAGAGGCCCCTCCTGCTGACCTGCAGGATTTCTTGAGCCGGATCTTTCAAGTACCCCCAGGGCCGATGTCCAATGGGAACTTTTTTGCAGCACCTCACCCTGGCTCTGGGACCACTTCGACCTCCAGGCCCAACAATTCAGTACCCAAGGGAAAAGCCAAACCTAAACGGCGGAAGAAAGTGAGGCAGCCCTTCCAACGATGa